One region of Pseudomonas alvandae genomic DNA includes:
- a CDS encoding cupin domain-containing protein, whose amino-acid sequence MDVGERLQSIRKLKGLSQRELAKRAGVTNSTISMIEKNSVSPSISSLRKVLGGIPMSMVEFFSEEILQEKPTQIVYKANELIDISDGAVTMKLVGRAHPSRAIAFLNEIYPPGADTGDEMLTHEGEETGILVEGRLELVVGAETFVLEAGDSYYFESTKPHRFRNPFDVPARLISAATPANF is encoded by the coding sequence TTGGACGTCGGTGAACGACTGCAATCCATTCGTAAACTCAAAGGCCTTTCCCAGCGTGAACTCGCCAAGCGCGCGGGCGTCACCAACAGCACCATTTCGATGATCGAGAAGAACAGCGTGAGCCCCTCGATCAGCTCGCTGCGCAAGGTCCTTGGCGGGATTCCCATGTCCATGGTCGAGTTTTTCTCCGAAGAAATCCTCCAGGAGAAACCGACCCAGATCGTCTACAAAGCCAACGAACTGATCGACATCTCCGATGGCGCCGTGACCATGAAATTGGTGGGCAGGGCGCATCCGAGCCGGGCGATTGCTTTCCTGAACGAAATCTATCCGCCTGGCGCCGACACCGGTGACGAGATGCTCACCCATGAAGGCGAAGAGACCGGAATCCTGGTGGAAGGGCGGCTGGAATTGGTTGTCGGCGCCGAAACCTTCGTGCTGGAGGCGGGCGACAGCTACTATTTCGAGAGTACCAAGCCCCATCGTTTCCGTAATCCGTTCGACGTGCCGGCGCGACTGATCAGCGCAGCCACACCGGCCAATTTCTAG